A window of Formosa sp. Hel1_31_208 contains these coding sequences:
- a CDS encoding cation transporter: MKTLKNILAIAFISISMIACKSEKDPEVKTVETETKTIATTAKTLDPNATYAKAEFGIEGMTCAMGCAKTIEKKIAKMDGVKSAKVDFEKELAMVEYDEAMVTPKTLEEAVAKAGDTYKVKDMKTVDSFTTDKHVCTAECDKEACANKTEAEKAACKEDCKMACCAKKE, encoded by the coding sequence CAATGATCGCTTGTAAAAGCGAAAAAGATCCTGAAGTAAAAACGGTAGAGACTGAAACAAAAACTATTGCCACTACGGCAAAGACATTAGATCCTAATGCTACCTATGCAAAAGCAGAATTTGGTATTGAAGGTATGACTTGTGCAATGGGGTGTGCAAAAACTATCGAGAAAAAAATCGCGAAAATGGATGGTGTGAAATCCGCCAAAGTAGATTTTGAAAAAGAATTAGCAATGGTTGAGTATGACGAAGCAATGGTAACGCCAAAAACATTAGAAGAGGCAGTTGCTAAAGCGGGTGATACGTATAAAGTAAAAGATATGAAAACGGTAGACTCTTTTACTACTGACAAACATGTATGCACGGCAGAATGTGATAAAGAAGCTTGTGCTAACAAAACTGAAGCAGAAAAAGCAGCTTGTAAAGAAGATTGTAAAATGGCATGTTGTGCTAAAAAAG